In Natronospira bacteriovora, a single window of DNA contains:
- a CDS encoding acyl-CoA dehydrogenase has translation MSGLVWFLVTVALALALAYSRSRLTVWTAAFAALIGANWLISGAFPLIAGIVFLAIAIPLNVLPLRRALLSARLLKWFRSVMPPISETERVALDAGNTWWDADIFTGRPDWNKLLSYPSPQLTDEEQAFVDGPTEELCKMIDDWQITHELNDLPAPVWKFIRDNRFFGMIIPKEYGGLGFSALAHSSVVMKVASRSPSVGVTVMVPNSLGPGELLLHYGTDKQKDHYLPRLAKGEEIPCFALTGPHAGSDAGAIPDTGIVCKGEHNGKEVLGFRISWDKRYITLAPVATLLGVAFKAYDPDGLLGDRKSLGISLALIPTDTPGVEIGQRHFPLNASFQNGPTRGKDVFIPMEYLIGGEEYIGQGWRMLMNCLSVGRAISLPALGTGAGKMSSRTTGAYARVRKQFRTPIGKFEGVEEAMTRIAGYTYRMEAMRRMTAGALDLGEKPSVLSAILKYHCTEGMRQVVDDAMDVHAGKGVIMGPSNYLARTYQSVPISITVEGANILTRSLMIFGQGAIRCHPYLLKEMECVGMEDEGEAVRKFDRALFAHIGFTISNAVRAFVTGLSRGLFIRSPEAGEVSRYYRHFSRMSAAFAFSADVTLLLLGGELKRKEKLSARFGDVLSHLYMGSAMLKQFEDQGRPASDLPLVHWACQDSLYTIEDRLEEIFRNFPSPLLGRLVKWVVMPIGRSYRRPNDRLGHQVASLLLTPSAARDRLTRGVWASNDPNDPVGKVEYAMERVLAAEPLEARLQKELKLRLNPNNLEEALERGVKENVLSEQEAELVREAAKATAAAIAVDELEPERPPEAHAGKAKKKKKVSKKAAGAETAG, from the coding sequence CAGTGCGCGCCTGCTGAAGTGGTTCCGCTCCGTGATGCCGCCCATTTCGGAAACCGAACGGGTGGCGCTGGATGCCGGTAACACCTGGTGGGACGCCGATATTTTCACCGGGCGGCCAGACTGGAACAAGCTCCTGAGCTACCCCTCGCCCCAGCTGACGGACGAGGAGCAGGCCTTCGTGGACGGCCCCACCGAAGAGCTGTGCAAGATGATCGACGACTGGCAGATCACCCATGAGCTGAATGACCTGCCGGCGCCGGTCTGGAAGTTCATCCGGGACAACCGCTTCTTCGGCATGATCATTCCCAAGGAGTACGGTGGCCTGGGCTTCTCGGCACTGGCCCACTCCTCAGTGGTGATGAAAGTGGCCAGCCGCAGCCCCTCGGTGGGTGTGACGGTCATGGTGCCCAACTCCCTGGGACCCGGTGAGCTGCTGCTGCACTATGGAACGGACAAGCAGAAGGATCATTACCTGCCGCGCCTGGCCAAGGGCGAAGAAATCCCCTGTTTTGCCCTGACCGGCCCCCATGCCGGCTCCGATGCCGGCGCCATTCCCGATACCGGCATCGTCTGCAAGGGCGAACACAACGGCAAGGAAGTGCTCGGCTTCCGCATCAGCTGGGACAAGCGCTACATCACGCTGGCACCCGTGGCCACGCTGCTGGGCGTAGCCTTCAAGGCCTATGACCCGGACGGCCTGCTGGGCGACAGGAAGAGCCTGGGCATCAGCCTGGCCCTGATCCCCACCGACACCCCCGGGGTGGAAATCGGCCAGCGCCATTTCCCGCTCAATGCCTCTTTCCAGAACGGCCCCACCCGCGGCAAGGACGTATTCATACCGATGGAGTACCTCATCGGCGGCGAGGAGTACATTGGCCAGGGCTGGCGCATGCTGATGAACTGCCTGTCCGTGGGCCGCGCCATTTCCCTGCCGGCACTCGGCACCGGTGCGGGCAAGATGTCCAGCCGCACCACCGGGGCCTATGCCCGGGTTCGCAAGCAGTTCCGCACCCCCATCGGCAAGTTCGAAGGGGTGGAAGAAGCCATGACCCGGATTGCCGGTTACACCTACCGCATGGAAGCCATGCGCCGGATGACCGCCGGCGCCCTGGACCTGGGCGAGAAACCCTCGGTACTGTCGGCCATCCTCAAGTACCACTGCACCGAAGGCATGCGCCAGGTAGTGGACGACGCCATGGACGTGCATGCCGGCAAGGGCGTGATCATGGGGCCGAGCAACTACCTGGCCCGCACCTATCAGTCCGTGCCCATCAGCATCACCGTGGAAGGCGCCAACATTCTGACTCGCAGCCTGATGATCTTCGGTCAGGGCGCCATTCGCTGTCATCCCTACCTGCTCAAGGAAATGGAATGCGTGGGCATGGAAGATGAAGGCGAGGCCGTGCGCAAGTTCGACCGCGCTCTGTTCGCCCACATCGGTTTCACCATCAGCAATGCGGTGCGGGCCTTCGTTACCGGGCTCTCTCGCGGCCTGTTCATCCGTAGTCCGGAAGCCGGCGAAGTCAGCCGTTATTACCGCCACTTCTCGCGCATGAGCGCCGCTTTTGCCTTCTCGGCCGACGTGACCCTGCTTCTGCTGGGGGGTGAACTCAAGCGCAAGGAAAAGCTGTCCGCCCGTTTCGGTGACGTGCTGAGCCACCTGTACATGGGCTCCGCCATGCTCAAGCAGTTCGAGGATCAGGGCCGCCCGGCCTCGGATCTGCCACTGGTCCACTGGGCCTGCCAGGACTCCCTCTACACCATCGAGGATCGCCTGGAAGAGATCTTCCGCAACTTCCCCTCACCGCTCCTGGGTCGCCTGGTGAAGTGGGTGGTGATGCCCATCGGCCGCAGCTATCGCCGGCCCAATGACCGTCTCGGTCATCAGGTGGCCTCCCTGCTGCTGACCCCCTCGGCGGCTCGTGATCGCCTGACCCGTGGCGTCTGGGCCAGCAACGATCCGAATGATCCGGTGGGCAAGGTGGAATACGCCATGGAGCGGGTACTGGCCGCCGAACCGCTGGAAGCGCGACTGCAGAAGGAGCTCAAGCTCCGCCTGAACCCGAACAACCTGGAGGAAGCGCTGGAACGGGGCGTGAAGGAAAACGTCCTCTCCGAGCAGGAGGCTGAACTCGTTCGGGAAGCGGCCAAGGCCACGGCGGCCGCCATTGCGGTGGACGAACTGGAACCGGAGCGTCCGCCCGAGGCTCACGCCGGCAAGGCGAAGAAGAAGAAAAAGGTCAGCAAGAAGGCGGCCGGCGCCGAAACGGCCGGTTGA
- a CDS encoding putative bifunctional diguanylate cyclase/phosphodiesterase: protein MNSTGQVAVTDRDVDSQVRSEMIRRLYTYSFPVHIVSIPAAFLIAALFAEVASPRTPWIWAASLAGVEALRLLACLLFFHLRGHVTAPRLWFALFALGLAAAMPVWGFAGVLFFEPEQPVYQVLVAIMLIGIMGIALPLLAPVLWLYMSSLVVALGPVFVMLLHSRETLSDVTAVLILLAVLVLALAAIRIHRDQVDAVAARHSYASAAESLRLEVDERRKIETELRRRETSSQRRKALLMDLARDPVIADGDLKRAYGSVARKLTRGLALTRVSVWVICSESRLLRCEVVLDGDRLDMEPAVSMTPRFDGNLRRSLRHSRTLVIPDTRSDVNARHYWDDYFKPLGILSVMVTPFRRQGRVRGFVMAESRIQRFWTEDDDNFMSSAVDFISLAMAAADRHKAQHRLQEMATLDSLTRLPNRNAFQEFVRDTLQRAREEGTRVGLLFVDLDRFKAINDSMGHHAGDLVLQEMAQRLLDSTREGDWVARLAGDEFTVIVRNPESLETLRGIANRMRKNLIRPMMLEGTEITLTCSIGISLFPDDADEPERLLQNADAAMYEAKKEGRNRYAFFTPELRERAVRRLNLDTELRRAVEEGAFVLHYQPIVRSDDGGMIGVEALVRWPREDGEMISPGEFIPLAEETGLIVPLGEWVLNEALRQVNEWETTVGESLSVSVNFSMVQCRQGGLPTVVSRALSRHQVSPQRLVAEVTESDVLIGQQQYQATFDRLREQGVRVAMDDFGTGSSSLGQLKRLPVDVLKLDRSFVRDILTSSQDEAITRAAISMANALGLSVVAEGVETEAQRQLLIDATCPFMQGFFFSRPLPAAEISDILTGNQRLPLTG, encoded by the coding sequence ATGAATAGCACAGGGCAGGTAGCCGTCACCGACAGGGATGTGGATAGCCAGGTGCGCTCGGAGATGATCCGGCGTCTGTACACCTATTCCTTTCCCGTTCACATTGTCTCCATCCCTGCCGCGTTCCTCATTGCTGCCCTGTTCGCGGAGGTGGCCAGCCCACGAACACCGTGGATCTGGGCAGCCAGCCTCGCGGGCGTGGAGGCGCTTCGCTTGCTGGCCTGCCTGCTGTTCTTTCACCTGCGTGGTCATGTCACCGCGCCGCGCCTCTGGTTCGCGCTCTTCGCCCTGGGCCTTGCCGCCGCCATGCCCGTGTGGGGATTTGCCGGCGTGCTGTTCTTCGAGCCCGAGCAACCGGTGTATCAGGTTCTGGTGGCCATCATGTTGATCGGGATCATGGGGATTGCACTGCCCTTGCTGGCGCCGGTGCTCTGGCTGTACATGTCCAGCCTGGTGGTGGCCCTGGGGCCGGTGTTCGTCATGCTGCTTCACAGCCGGGAGACGCTCAGCGATGTCACGGCGGTATTGATCCTGTTGGCGGTTCTGGTTTTGGCCCTGGCGGCCATTCGCATTCATCGCGACCAGGTGGACGCCGTGGCCGCACGCCACTCCTATGCGTCGGCGGCAGAATCCCTGCGTCTCGAGGTGGATGAACGACGCAAGATCGAAACCGAGTTGCGGCGACGGGAAACCAGCAGCCAGCGACGCAAGGCCTTGCTCATGGATCTGGCCAGGGATCCCGTGATTGCCGATGGCGATCTCAAGCGAGCCTACGGCAGTGTCGCCCGGAAACTCACCCGGGGTCTTGCCCTGACGCGGGTCAGCGTGTGGGTGATCTGCAGCGAATCCAGATTGCTGCGCTGTGAAGTGGTACTGGACGGCGATCGGCTGGACATGGAACCGGCTGTCTCCATGACGCCCCGATTTGACGGTAATCTCCGACGCTCACTCCGGCATTCGAGGACGCTCGTCATTCCGGATACCCGCTCGGACGTCAATGCCCGGCATTACTGGGACGACTATTTCAAGCCGCTTGGCATCCTCTCGGTCATGGTTACACCTTTCCGGCGTCAGGGGCGGGTACGCGGTTTCGTCATGGCCGAATCGCGTATTCAGCGCTTCTGGACGGAAGATGACGACAACTTCATGAGTTCCGCCGTAGACTTCATCTCACTGGCCATGGCGGCGGCCGATCGTCACAAGGCCCAGCACCGTCTGCAGGAAATGGCGACTCTGGACAGCCTGACCCGTCTGCCCAATCGCAACGCCTTTCAGGAATTCGTGCGTGACACCTTGCAGCGGGCTCGGGAAGAGGGCACGCGTGTGGGTCTTTTGTTCGTGGACCTGGATCGATTCAAGGCAATCAATGACTCCATGGGGCACCACGCGGGCGATCTGGTGCTGCAGGAAATGGCCCAGCGTCTTCTCGACAGCACCCGCGAGGGAGATTGGGTGGCGCGCCTGGCGGGCGATGAGTTCACCGTCATCGTCCGCAATCCGGAAAGCCTCGAAACGTTGCGCGGTATCGCCAACCGCATGCGAAAGAACCTGATCCGGCCCATGATGCTGGAGGGCACGGAAATCACCCTGACCTGCAGCATCGGCATTTCCCTGTTTCCGGATGATGCCGATGAGCCGGAACGCCTGCTGCAGAATGCCGATGCCGCCATGTACGAAGCCAAGAAGGAGGGGCGCAATCGCTATGCCTTCTTCACGCCGGAATTGCGGGAACGGGCCGTTCGCCGGCTCAATCTGGACACCGAACTGCGTCGGGCCGTCGAGGAGGGTGCTTTCGTTCTGCACTATCAGCCCATCGTCCGTTCCGATGATGGCGGCATGATTGGTGTGGAGGCCCTGGTGCGCTGGCCTCGCGAGGACGGCGAGATGATTTCTCCCGGTGAATTCATTCCCCTGGCCGAGGAGACCGGTCTGATTGTTCCCCTGGGCGAATGGGTGCTCAACGAGGCCCTGCGGCAGGTCAATGAATGGGAAACCACCGTGGGCGAGTCGCTCAGTGTCAGCGTCAATTTCTCCATGGTGCAGTGTCGCCAGGGCGGGTTGCCGACAGTGGTCAGCCGTGCCCTGAGTCGCCATCAGGTGTCGCCTCAGCGGCTGGTGGCGGAAGTGACGGAAAGTGATGTGCTGATCGGTCAGCAACAGTATCAGGCCACATTCGATCGCCTGCGGGAGCAGGGTGTTCGGGTGGCCATGGATGACTTCGGCACCGGCAGTTCATCACTGGGGCAGCTCAAGCGTCTGCCGGTGGACGTGCTGAAACTGGATCGTTCCTTCGTTCGTGACATTCTCACGTCCAGCCAGGACGAAGCCATTACCCGCGCCGCCATTTCCATGGCCAATGCCCTTGGCCTCAGCGTCGTTGCGGAAGGGGTGGAAACGGAAGCGCAACGCCAGCTGCTGATTGATGCCACCTGTCCCTTCATGCAGGGCTTTTTCTTCAGTCGCCCCCTGCCGGCTGCGGAGATCAGCGATATCCTCACCGGCAATCAGCGCCTGCCCCTGACCGGCTAG
- a CDS encoding YigZ family protein: MPAVQSPYQHPDGRIERELEVKRSRFITRIGHADSRQAAMDFIADCQRDYPDARHVCWAFVAGNPAGGAEMGCNDAGEPAGTAGKPMLSVLEHKNLGDVVAVVIRYFGGIKLGAGGLVRAYGAAVQAALDGLPLVWRRPTTNLELIFGFEHEDLVRRLAAAENAELGDPVYGQQVRLPLTLVDDRVEAFSRQLTEQSRGQIRIRQDDDRQPTDQEETGL; this comes from the coding sequence GTGCCGGCAGTACAGTCGCCGTATCAGCATCCCGACGGCCGCATCGAGCGGGAACTGGAGGTCAAGCGTAGTCGTTTCATTACCCGGATCGGCCACGCGGACAGCCGCCAGGCGGCCATGGATTTCATCGCCGATTGCCAGCGTGATTATCCGGATGCCCGCCATGTCTGCTGGGCATTCGTGGCCGGCAACCCGGCTGGCGGCGCGGAAATGGGCTGCAACGATGCCGGTGAACCCGCCGGCACGGCCGGCAAACCCATGTTGTCGGTGCTGGAACACAAGAATCTCGGAGATGTGGTCGCCGTCGTCATTCGCTATTTCGGCGGTATCAAGCTGGGGGCTGGCGGTCTGGTGCGCGCCTACGGGGCGGCCGTCCAGGCCGCGCTGGACGGTCTTCCGCTGGTCTGGCGTCGGCCCACCACGAACCTTGAGCTGATCTTCGGTTTCGAGCATGAAGATCTGGTCCGGCGTCTGGCCGCCGCCGAGAATGCCGAGCTCGGTGATCCGGTATACGGTCAGCAGGTTCGCCTGCCGCTCACGCTGGTGGACGATCGGGTGGAGGCATTCAGCCGTCAGCTGACCGAGCAGAGCCGTGGCCAGATCCGAATCCGGCAGGACGATGATCGTCAGCCGACTGATCAAGAGGAGACAGGATTGTGA
- the thiI gene encoding tRNA uracil 4-sulfurtransferase ThiI, with the protein MTQAEALIQHPDQGINRILLTYGELALKGRNLNDFKQRLRENIRLRLKAEGLPWPVRWQHKRLYVEVPETAGDSLHRAIQALSEAAGLVWIYPTRWIPAAQRPDESHMAEAAEHLLELARQSHRRGERFRVSINRVDKRFPGRSSEMERELGARIVRESDWEAVSLNRPDRNFQINIYPEGLYVFCQRLPGMGGLPVGSGGRLMTMLSGGIDSPVAAWMMAKRGCPQDFIHFTATHQQQNDPESNKVVAMARHLSRFTIHSRLYLVPYTHFDLAMLASPSDYGVIMFRRFMARVAESLCEETGALALLNGDSLGQVASQTLENMVSKSRAVTLPILRPLVGLDKQEIVDIARRIATYENAIQPYKDCCALIEQSPRTRSRHERLESEESQAFDDYETLIQITLSEARRLDFHCGQEVGADHKDPYR; encoded by the coding sequence ATGACTCAAGCCGAAGCGCTCATCCAGCACCCGGACCAGGGCATCAACCGCATCCTGCTCACCTACGGGGAGCTGGCCCTGAAAGGCCGCAACCTGAATGACTTCAAGCAGCGTCTGCGGGAGAACATTCGCCTGCGTCTCAAGGCGGAAGGCCTGCCATGGCCGGTGCGCTGGCAGCACAAGCGCCTTTACGTGGAAGTGCCGGAAACGGCCGGTGACAGCCTGCACCGGGCCATTCAGGCATTGTCCGAGGCGGCCGGGCTGGTGTGGATCTATCCGACCCGCTGGATCCCCGCCGCCCAGCGGCCGGATGAAAGCCACATGGCGGAAGCCGCCGAGCACCTGCTGGAGCTGGCCCGGCAAAGTCATCGTCGGGGCGAGCGTTTCCGCGTCAGCATCAACCGGGTGGACAAGCGCTTCCCCGGCCGCTCCAGTGAAATGGAGAGGGAGCTGGGCGCCCGAATCGTGCGCGAAAGCGACTGGGAAGCGGTATCCCTGAATCGTCCCGATCGCAATTTCCAGATCAACATCTATCCGGAAGGCCTGTATGTCTTCTGCCAGCGGCTGCCGGGCATGGGTGGCCTGCCGGTGGGCAGTGGGGGGCGCCTGATGACCATGCTCTCCGGTGGCATCGATTCCCCGGTGGCGGCGTGGATGATGGCCAAACGCGGCTGCCCCCAGGATTTCATTCACTTCACGGCCACCCACCAGCAGCAGAACGACCCGGAGAGCAACAAGGTGGTGGCCATGGCCCGTCACCTGAGCCGCTTTACCATCCATTCCCGTCTCTATCTGGTGCCCTACACCCACTTCGACCTGGCCATGCTGGCGTCACCCAGCGACTATGGCGTGATCATGTTCCGGCGCTTCATGGCGCGGGTGGCTGAAAGCCTGTGCGAAGAAACCGGGGCGCTGGCACTGCTGAATGGCGACAGCCTGGGCCAGGTGGCTTCCCAGACCCTGGAGAACATGGTGAGCAAATCCCGCGCCGTGACCCTGCCCATCCTGCGCCCCCTGGTGGGGCTGGACAAGCAGGAGATCGTGGACATCGCACGGCGTATTGCCACATACGAGAATGCCATCCAGCCCTACAAGGACTGCTGCGCCCTGATCGAACAGTCGCCGCGCACCCGCTCCCGGCACGAGCGCCTGGAAAGCGAGGAATCCCAAGCCTTTGACGACTACGAGACCCTGATTCAGATCACCCTGTCCGAGGCACGCCGCCTGGATTTTCACTGCGGGCAGGAAGTAGGCGCTGACCACAAGGATCCCTACCGCTGA
- a CDS encoding alpha/beta hydrolase codes for MIHSLRLGLVAATLLCLLGVAFLLLQRVGSERDPAEPVGLPSLASGSAIDWHDCDDRVPGGVLARCAWFDTGVRDGAGNAVRLPLLLIRRDGEPAHGPLTVHLPGGPGAPGGTDSDSAWMWGAWLLSNRFPGRLLVFDPRGTGEAEPRLACPGRQQQVSQMLAQAMSPQEEAAASRDRLAACRQQLLDVGIEPEQFAAHHMLVDVPDILDAMGEHRVRLLGLSHGSRLALALMREHPRRFSAAILDGVFPPHIDPLGSLAEVYGQSLERLFSHCRQQDDCRELELESRFDALYERLAAQPRPVSFLGPGGSAKLIWLDERRFSDIVFAAQAYPESLADLPAAIVAAEGGDFSRLASLLDQVLLPALSPDGNDPVYWASICAEAPAVDAHALDGKIESASHGHRLSPSLWHYHPCDNGWGGQGLPNAFRVPVRVNHRVLLVAGELDPVTPAAWAVDQANRLPDAHLLLARGRTHGLVFSNRCVSEAVMDFLRDPSRSDLPGACPAPRRVFDIPGGGD; via the coding sequence ATGATCCATTCGCTGCGCCTCGGGCTGGTCGCTGCCACCCTGCTGTGCCTGCTGGGCGTGGCCTTCCTGCTGCTGCAAAGGGTGGGCAGTGAGCGGGATCCGGCCGAGCCGGTGGGACTGCCGTCACTGGCCAGCGGATCGGCCATTGATTGGCATGACTGCGATGACCGCGTTCCCGGCGGTGTCCTGGCCCGCTGTGCCTGGTTTGACACCGGTGTGCGTGACGGCGCGGGTAACGCCGTTCGTCTGCCATTGCTGCTGATACGGCGTGACGGGGAGCCGGCTCACGGGCCGCTCACGGTCCACCTGCCCGGCGGGCCGGGGGCCCCCGGTGGTACGGACAGTGATTCCGCCTGGATGTGGGGCGCGTGGCTGCTGTCCAACCGTTTTCCCGGGCGCCTGCTGGTCTTTGATCCGCGCGGCACGGGCGAGGCGGAGCCGCGTCTTGCCTGTCCGGGCCGGCAGCAGCAGGTGAGTCAAATGCTGGCCCAGGCCATGAGCCCCCAGGAGGAAGCAGCCGCTTCCCGCGACCGGCTGGCGGCCTGCCGCCAGCAGTTGCTGGATGTTGGTATCGAGCCGGAGCAGTTCGCGGCCCACCACATGCTGGTGGATGTGCCCGATATCCTCGATGCCATGGGCGAACACCGGGTCCGGCTGCTGGGACTGTCCCATGGCTCTCGGCTTGCGCTGGCCCTGATGCGCGAGCACCCCCGGCGGTTCTCGGCGGCGATACTGGATGGCGTGTTTCCGCCCCATATCGATCCGCTGGGCAGCCTCGCCGAGGTCTACGGGCAGTCGCTGGAGCGACTGTTCAGCCATTGCCGGCAGCAGGATGACTGTCGTGAGCTGGAACTGGAGTCCCGTTTTGACGCCCTGTATGAACGCCTGGCCGCTCAGCCGCGTCCGGTCAGCTTCCTGGGGCCGGGCGGGTCGGCGAAGCTTATCTGGCTGGACGAGCGCCGCTTCTCGGATATTGTCTTCGCCGCGCAGGCCTACCCGGAAAGCCTCGCCGACCTGCCGGCGGCCATTGTGGCCGCGGAAGGGGGCGATTTTTCCCGCCTGGCGTCACTGCTGGATCAGGTGCTTCTGCCAGCCCTGAGCCCCGACGGAAATGACCCGGTGTACTGGGCCTCCATTTGTGCCGAGGCGCCTGCCGTGGATGCCCATGCACTGGATGGAAAGATCGAATCGGCCAGCCACGGGCACCGATTGTCACCCTCACTCTGGCACTACCATCCCTGCGACAACGGTTGGGGTGGCCAGGGTCTGCCGAACGCCTTCCGGGTGCCCGTGCGTGTCAATCACCGGGTATTGCTGGTGGCGGGGGAGCTGGACCCGGTCACGCCGGCCGCCTGGGCGGTAGATCAGGCCAATCGGCTGCCCGATGCCCATCTCCTGCTGGCCCGTGGCCGAACCCACGGTCTGGTGTTCAGCAACCGCTGTGTGAGTGAGGCGGTGATGGATTTCCTGCGTGATCCGTCACGTTCGGATCTGCCTGGCGCCTGCCCGGCACCGCGTCGCGTCTTCGACATCCCGGGCGGCGGTGACTGA
- a CDS encoding S8 family serine peptidase, translating to MRFSSMLVGAVLALSFSTASANNDRMIDVIVSLENGGPAVEHASNRAVARDVANSVGIQPTRVYGAALTGFAASVPENRLDALRNDPRVASVNMDGEVRIAQGNCPHCGGGGGDGDDQTVPWGIERVGSQDNANTGAGINVYILDTGIDPDHDDLNVAGGYAVENCRGGGCSADWDDGHGHGTHVAGTVAALDNDIDVVGVAPDAILWSVKVLSDSGSGSRSGVIEGIDWVTQQAIDLGEPVVSNMSLGGSGSKTGECTDDGFVGDDSYHEALCNARNAGVITVAAAGNDGGDAADAVPAAYDDAVITVSATEVGDDWTSWSNWGDDSADWTSNNSAPVAIAAPGAAILSTSTGGGTETMSGTSMAAPHVAGGVALILASSNESQDSSAFFNARSILLDSAEDTGSFSNTSGNPHDEDFLDARGL from the coding sequence ATGCGTTTCAGCAGTATGCTTGTCGGGGCTGTCCTGGCCCTTTCCTTCTCGACTGCTTCCGCGAACAATGACCGCATGATCGACGTGATCGTCAGCCTTGAGAACGGCGGTCCCGCTGTAGAACATGCGAGTAACCGTGCGGTTGCCCGTGATGTGGCGAACAGCGTCGGCATTCAGCCGACTCGTGTCTACGGAGCCGCTCTCACCGGCTTCGCCGCCTCTGTTCCCGAAAACCGTCTTGATGCACTGCGTAACGACCCCCGTGTCGCCAGCGTGAACATGGATGGCGAGGTGCGCATCGCTCAGGGTAATTGCCCGCATTGTGGCGGCGGTGGCGGTGACGGCGATGATCAGACCGTCCCCTGGGGTATTGAACGGGTTGGCTCCCAGGACAACGCCAATACCGGCGCCGGCATCAATGTCTACATCCTCGACACCGGTATCGACCCGGATCATGACGACCTGAACGTGGCCGGTGGTTACGCCGTGGAGAATTGCCGCGGTGGTGGTTGCTCCGCTGACTGGGACGATGGCCACGGCCACGGCACCCACGTGGCCGGCACGGTCGCGGCGCTGGACAATGACATCGATGTGGTCGGCGTGGCCCCTGACGCCATCCTCTGGTCCGTGAAGGTGCTGAGCGATAGTGGGTCCGGCAGCCGATCCGGTGTCATTGAAGGCATTGACTGGGTGACCCAACAGGCCATCGACCTGGGTGAACCCGTGGTGTCGAACATGAGTCTCGGCGGTTCCGGCTCCAAGACCGGTGAATGCACGGATGATGGCTTTGTCGGTGACGACAGCTATCACGAGGCCCTTTGCAATGCCCGCAATGCCGGTGTGATCACGGTGGCCGCTGCCGGTAACGACGGCGGCGATGCGGCCGATGCCGTTCCGGCCGCCTACGACGATGCCGTCATCACGGTCAGCGCCACCGAAGTGGGTGACGACTGGACCAGTTGGTCCAACTGGGGCGACGATAGTGCTGACTGGACCAGCAACAACTCCGCTCCGGTCGCCATCGCCGCGCCGGGTGCTGCGATTCTCTCCACCTCGACCGGTGGTGGCACTGAGACCATGAGTGGCACTTCCATGGCTGCCCCCCATGTGGCCGGTGGCGTTGCACTGATCCTGGCATCCAGCAATGAAAGCCAGGATTCCAGTGCTTTCTTCAACGCGCGTTCCATTCTCCTGGACAGTGCGGAAGATACAGGCAGCTTCTCCAACACCAGCGGCAATCCGCATGACGAAGACTTCCTGGATGCTCGCGGACTCTGA
- a CDS encoding S8 family serine peptidase yields MRYTSSIAAAALAVASFSAMANSDRHVDVIVSLNDGGPASEAAANRAEASNFAAGFGVQPAHVYGAALTGFAASVPEARLEALRDHPRVNSVTINGRVTTMQGNCPHCGGNGGDDDNGDDGEQTTPWGIERVGADGNNNTGDGISVYILDTGIDASHDDLADNLGNGYAVETCEEGGGGPGGGPFAGGSNDECLADWDDDQGHGTHVAGTVGAIDNDIDVVGVAPDVTLHSVKVLDSGGGGSFAGIIDGIDWVAEQVQASGQPAIANMSLGGGGSKSGECTDSGFSGDDAMHEAICNAKNVGVVFVVAAGNDGADAAGSVPAAYDDAVITVSATSEGDDWTSWSNWGDDSAGWTSNVSAPVAIAAPGAAIESTALGGGTESLSGTSMAAPHVAGGAALLLRSNPQSADASAFHNIRSGLLNTAEDTGSFSNTSGNPHDEDFLDASGL; encoded by the coding sequence ATGCGTTATACCTCAAGCATTGCAGCGGCTGCTCTGGCTGTTGCGTCTTTCTCCGCCATGGCGAACAGCGATCGTCATGTGGATGTCATTGTCAGTCTCAATGATGGCGGTCCCGCCAGCGAAGCGGCGGCCAACCGGGCCGAAGCCAGCAACTTTGCAGCCGGCTTTGGTGTGCAACCTGCCCACGTCTACGGGGCGGCTCTGACCGGCTTTGCCGCCTCAGTTCCCGAAGCCCGCCTAGAGGCCCTGCGTGATCACCCACGTGTGAACAGCGTCACCATCAACGGTCGAGTCACCACCATGCAGGGCAACTGCCCCCATTGCGGTGGTAATGGCGGCGACGACGATAACGGTGATGATGGCGAACAGACCACACCGTGGGGCATCGAGCGCGTGGGCGCCGACGGCAATAACAACACGGGTGACGGCATCAGCGTCTACATCCTGGACACCGGCATTGATGCCAGCCATGACGATCTGGCCGACAACCTGGGCAACGGCTATGCCGTTGAAACCTGTGAAGAAGGCGGTGGCGGGCCCGGTGGTGGTCCCTTCGCCGGCGGCAGCAACGACGAATGTCTGGCTGACTGGGACGATGACCAGGGCCATGGTACCCATGTGGCGGGTACTGTCGGTGCCATCGACAACGACATCGATGTGGTCGGTGTCGCCCCGGATGTCACCCTGCACTCGGTCAAGGTGCTCGACAGTGGTGGTGGCGGTAGCTTCGCCGGCATCATTGATGGCATCGACTGGGTCGCCGAACAGGTTCAGGCCAGTGGTCAACCGGCCATTGCCAACATGAGCCTTGGCGGCGGCGGCTCCAAGAGCGGCGAGTGCACGGATAGCGGCTTCAGCGGCGACGACGCCATGCATGAAGCCATCTGCAACGCCAAGAACGTGGGCGTGGTCTTCGTGGTGGCTGCCGGCAATGACGGCGCAGATGCCGCCGGCTCCGTTCCGGCCGCCTATGACGATGCTGTGATCACCGTGAGCGCCACCTCGGAAGGCGACGACTGGACCAGCTGGTCGAACTGGGGTGATGACAGCGCGGGCTGGACCAGCAATGTCTCCGCTCCGGTCGCCATTGCAGCCCCCGGCGCCGCAATTGAGTCCACCGCCCTGGGCGGCGGCACCGAGAGCCTGAGTGGTACGTCCATGGCCGCCCCTCATGTGGCCGGCGGTGCGGCCCTGCTGCTGCGTTCGAACCCGCAGTCGGCGGATGCCAGCGCTTTCCACAACATCCGCAGCGGCCTGCTGAACACGGCGGAAGACACTGGCAGCTTCTCCAACACCAGTGGCAATCCGCATGACGAGGACTTCCTCGATGCCAGCGGTTTGTAA